Proteins from one Octopus bimaculoides isolate UCB-OBI-ISO-001 chromosome 19, ASM119413v2, whole genome shotgun sequence genomic window:
- the LOC106879219 gene encoding uncharacterized protein LOC106879219, protein MYTWYLNQRLQVYVKYLFIDCSITEVRKKTFPFISALIFLALLPFIQIAIYHKLIWVPNKIPVNRSTCTCSCFDTVFRGSYEDHKNIRYKHIYFNSTLQTYAVWIITLFFVLISYESVKYICNLLFPRLHVRWVMLSLFVINIYPHYYSWWSLFSYINEGFYLYFTHHTYFIITELIVSGFVLNMCDSHNPITFKKIFFILCISSIHILVNGADQFIIQVFFVQGKAFQNLRNIGLMIPDLAHFLVCCQKLIELQHSNESPVSVLSYKEGVGLAFLFIFAGTFFGNLV, encoded by the exons ATGTATACCTGGTATTTAAACCAACGACTCCAAGTTTATGTGAAATATCTCTTCATAGATTGTTCCATAACTGAAGTACGAAAGAAAACTTTTCCTTTTATAAGTGCATTAATATTTCTGGCACTATTACCTTTTATACAAATCG CCATTTACCACAAATTAATCTGGGTACCAAACAAAATTCCTGTTAACCGTTCTACCTGCACTTGTTCCTGTTTTGATACTGTCTTCCGTG GTAGCTATGAAGACCACAAGAATATCAGATACAAGCACATCTACTTCAATTCCACCCTACAGACATATGCAGTTTGGATTATCACCTTATTCTTTGTGTTAATATCATATGAAAGTGTAAAATACATATGCAACTTACTATTTCCACGATTGCATGTCCGCTGGGTGATGCTCAGTTTGTTTGTCATAAACATCTATCCTCATTATTATTCATGGTGGTCTTTATTCAGCTACATCAACGAGGGCTTCTACTTATACTTCACCCACCATACCTACTTCATAATTACGGAATTAATTGTTTCTGGTTTTGTTCTGAATATGTGTGATTCTCACAACCCTATCACCTTCAAGAAGATATTTTTCATCCTATGCATTTCCTCAATACATATTTTGGTTAATGGAGCTGACCAGTTTATTATTCAAGTCTTTTTTGTACAAGGAAAAGCATTCCAAAACCTACGAAACATTGGTTTGATGATTCCTGATTTAGCCCACTTTCTTGTGTGCTGCCAGAAACTCATAGAGTTACAGCATTCCAATGAATCGCCAGTATCAGTGCTCAGTTATAAAGAAGGTGTAGGGTTagcatttctatttatttttgctggGACATTCTTTGGAAATTTGGTCTGA